The following are from one region of the Amyelois transitella isolate CPQ chromosome 21, ilAmyTran1.1, whole genome shotgun sequence genome:
- the LOC106140512 gene encoding Krueppel homolog 2 isoform X1 gives MIILLFLSSVKRDGQRLHLPRSHTSISSVNMAEQDPQAGDTGPPKGIPALKAHVIANKVDVALWGIRVLTVLCTIGYVIPIFNNPVSAFYKALLANAATSALRLHQRIPAREISISREFLTRFFLEDSAHYLFYSLIFMNVAPNLLILTPIFLFALLHAASYSLTILDTLGQNSMWVARLLISLVEFQSRNILRAAALAEIILFPIVVFMALGGYCGLLTPFVYYYFVTWRYASRRNPYTRNTCRELRVLAERTAERPNLPAPVKTAILSGVQLVCRMAPPMEEVRQ, from the exons ATGATAATCCTGTTATTCTTATCTAGTGTTAAAAG GGATGGACAGAGACtgcatttgccacgatcccacACATCAATATCATCAGTG AACATGGCAGAACAAGACCCACAAGCAGGAGACACCGGCCCACCTAAGGGCATCCCCGCACTGAAGGCCCATGTAATAGCGAACAAAGTCGACGTAGCCCTGTGGGGCATCCGAGTGCTCACAGTGCTGTGTACTATAGGATATGTTATACCCATTTTCAATAA TCCAGTATCAGCGTTCTACAAAGCCCTCTTGGCCAACGCGGCCACATCAGCTCTAAGACTGCACCAGCGGATCCCGGCGAGAGAAATCTCGATTTCCAGAGAGTTCCTCACGAGATTCTTCTTGGAGGACAGCGCGCATTATCTGTTCTACTCGCTGATCTTCATGAATGTGGCTCCTAATTTGT TGATTTTGACGCCGATATTTTTGTTCGCGCTGCTGCACGCCGCCTCTTATTCGCTCACGATTCttgat ACCTTGGGCCAGAACTCCATGTGGGTGGCGCGTCTTCTGATCTCGCTGGTGGAGTTCCAGTCTCGCAACATTCTGCGCGCGGCCGCCTTGGCAGAGATCATATTGTTTCCGATCGTCGTGTTTATGGCACTTGG CGGCTACTGCGGCCTCCTAACGCCATTCGTGTACTACTACTTCGTGACGTGGCGTTACGCGTCACGTCGCAACCCCTACACCCGGAACACGTGTCGCGAACTGAGAGTCTTGGCCGAGAGAACGGCGGAGAGGCCCAACTTGCCGGCACCTGTCAAGACCGCCATCTTGTCCGGCGTTCAGTTGGTGTGTCGTATGGCGCCACCTATGGAGGAAGTGCGGCAGTAG
- the LOC106140512 gene encoding Krueppel homolog 2 isoform X2: protein MIILLFLSSVKRDGQRLHLPRSHTSISSVNMAEQDPQAGDTGPPKGIPALKAHVIANKVDVALWGIRVLTVLCTIGYVIPIFNNPVSAFYKALLANAATSALRLHQRIPAREISISREFLTRFFLEDSAHYLFYSLIFMNVAPNLLILTPIFLFALLHAASYSLTILDTLGQNSMWVARLLISLVEFQSRNILRAAALAEIILFPIVVFMALGGYCGLLTPFVYYYFVTWRYASRRNPYTRNTCRELRVLAERTAERPNLPAPVKTAILSGVQLVCRMAPPMEEVRQ from the exons ATGATAATCCTGTTATTCTTATCTAGTGTTAAAAG GGATGGACAGAGACtgcatttgccacgatcccacACATCAATATCATCAGTG AACATGGCAGAACAAGACCCACAAGCAGGAGACACCGGCCCACCTAAGGGCATCCCCGCACTGAAGGCCCATGTAATAGCGAACAAAGTCGACGTAGCCCTGTGGGGCATCCGAGTGCTCACAGTGCTGTGTACTATAGGATATGTTATACCCATTTTCAATAA TCCAGTATCAGCGTTCTACAAAGCCCTCTTGGCCAACGCGGCCACATCAGCTCTAAGACTGCACCAGCGGATCCCGGCGAGAGAAATCTCGATTTCCAGAGAGTTCCTCACGAGATTCTTCTTGGAGGACAGCGCGCATTATCTGTTCTACTCGCTGATCTTCATGAATGTGGCTCCTAATTTGT TGATTTTGACGCCGATATTTTTGTTCGCGCTGCTGCACGCCGCCTCTTATTCGCTCACGATTCttgat ACCTTGGGCCAGAACTCCATGTGGGTGGCGCGTCTTCTGATCTCGCTGGTGGAGTTCCAGTCTCGCAACATTCTGCGCGCGGCCGCCTTGGCAGAGATCATATTGTTTCCGATCGTCGTGTTTATGGCACTTGG CGGCTACTGCGGCCTCCTAACGCCATTCGTGTACTACTACTTCGTGACGTGGCGTTACGCGTCACGTCGCAACCCCTACACCCGGAACACGTGTCGCGAACTGAGAGTCTTGGCCGAGAGAACGGCGGAGAGGCCCAACTTGCCGGCACCTGTCAAGACCGCCATCTTGTCCGGCGTTCAGTTGGTGTGTCGTATGGCGCCACCTATGGAGGAAGTGCGGCA ataa
- the LOC106140512 gene encoding Krueppel homolog 2 isoform X3, with protein sequence MAEQDPQAGDTGPPKGIPALKAHVIANKVDVALWGIRVLTVLCTIGYVIPIFNNPVSAFYKALLANAATSALRLHQRIPAREISISREFLTRFFLEDSAHYLFYSLIFMNVAPNLLILTPIFLFALLHAASYSLTILDTLGQNSMWVARLLISLVEFQSRNILRAAALAEIILFPIVVFMALGGYCGLLTPFVYYYFVTWRYASRRNPYTRNTCRELRVLAERTAERPNLPAPVKTAILSGVQLVCRMAPPMEEVRQ encoded by the exons ATGGCAGAACAAGACCCACAAGCAGGAGACACCGGCCCACCTAAGGGCATCCCCGCACTGAAGGCCCATGTAATAGCGAACAAAGTCGACGTAGCCCTGTGGGGCATCCGAGTGCTCACAGTGCTGTGTACTATAGGATATGTTATACCCATTTTCAATAA TCCAGTATCAGCGTTCTACAAAGCCCTCTTGGCCAACGCGGCCACATCAGCTCTAAGACTGCACCAGCGGATCCCGGCGAGAGAAATCTCGATTTCCAGAGAGTTCCTCACGAGATTCTTCTTGGAGGACAGCGCGCATTATCTGTTCTACTCGCTGATCTTCATGAATGTGGCTCCTAATTTGT TGATTTTGACGCCGATATTTTTGTTCGCGCTGCTGCACGCCGCCTCTTATTCGCTCACGATTCttgat ACCTTGGGCCAGAACTCCATGTGGGTGGCGCGTCTTCTGATCTCGCTGGTGGAGTTCCAGTCTCGCAACATTCTGCGCGCGGCCGCCTTGGCAGAGATCATATTGTTTCCGATCGTCGTGTTTATGGCACTTGG CGGCTACTGCGGCCTCCTAACGCCATTCGTGTACTACTACTTCGTGACGTGGCGTTACGCGTCACGTCGCAACCCCTACACCCGGAACACGTGTCGCGAACTGAGAGTCTTGGCCGAGAGAACGGCGGAGAGGCCCAACTTGCCGGCACCTGTCAAGACCGCCATCTTGTCCGGCGTTCAGTTGGTGTGTCGTATGGCGCCACCTATGGAGGAAGTGCGGCA ataa
- the LOC106140513 gene encoding small ribosomal subunit protein uS3, whose protein sequence is MAVNNISKKRKFVGDGVFKAELNEFLTRELAEDGYSGVEVRVTPTRSEIIIMATRTQSVLGEKGRRIRELTSVVQKRFNIPEQSVELYAEKVATRGLCAIAQAESLRYKLIGGLAVRRACYGVLRFIMESGARGCEVVVSGKLRGQRAKSMKFVDGLMIHSGDPCNDYVNTATRHVLLRQGVLGIKVKIMLPWDQQGKNGPKKPQPDHILVTEPKDEPAPLEPISDVRSLQPATLPPPVAATA, encoded by the exons ATGGCGGTGAACAACATTTCTAAAAAGCGAAAA TTCGTCGGAGACGGTGTATTCAAGGCGGAGCTGAATGAGTTCCTTACCAGAGAGCTAGCTGAAGATGGCTACTCCGGCGTGGAGGTCCGGGTCACTCCTACCCGGTCAGAAATCATCATTATGGCCACTAGGACGCAGAGCGTTTTGGGAGAAAAAGGCCGCAGAATTCGAGAACTAACCTCGGTGGTACAAAAGAGGTTCAACATTCCTGAACAGTCTGTTGAACTGTACGCTGAGAAAGTCGCTACTCGTGGTCTTTGCGCCATCGCCCAAGCAGAATCATTGAGATACAAACTCATTGGAG GCCTGGCTGTAAGGCGCGCGTGCTATGGCGTGCTCAGATTCATCATGGAGTCTGGAGCTAGGGGCTGTGAAGTGGTGGTCTCTGGCAAGCTGCGTGGTCAACGTGCCAAGTCCATGAAGTTCGTGGACGGACTCATGATCCACTCTGGTGACCCATGCAATGACTACGTCAACACAGCCACAAGGCACGTCCTGTTGAGACAGGGTGTGCTTGGTATTAAG GTGAAAATCATGCTCCCGTGGGACCAACAAGGCAAGAACGGCCCCAAGAAGCCGCAGCCCGACCACATCCTGGTGACGGAGCCCAAGGACGAGCCGGCGCCGCTGGAGCCCATCTCCGACGTGCGCTCGCTGCAGCCCGCCACGCTGCCGCCGCCCGTCGCCGCGACCGCTTAG